From the genome of Prunus persica cultivar Lovell chromosome G8, Prunus_persica_NCBIv2, whole genome shotgun sequence:
AAGTAATCAatattccttttgtttttctaccaaattttcaattttgtcttcGATTACTTTTTAGAGTGATTATAGAATACTACGGTAGTAAGGTcacattttataatataagtggatatttattgatattattctctaaaaagggagaaaataaatcatgtcgtccactcatattataacacgtgtatAAGATGTACCATGTgagatttaattttttaactaGTGCTGTGGGGAGAACTACTGTCAATGATCCCAAAtaaacacaaccaaaaaaatgtatcaaaataattcaaacTTGAGGGAGATCTAAATTCAAGAAACTATATCTTCAAAATCACCCAAAATTTCATGAATGActgaaaagcaaaagggagagCCAGCAGTAGATGTTGGGGTTGCTGCCAACCACCAACCTAAGTGAGTTATCTACATTAAGCccttaatttaattacttaGATCTAATTAGCCACAGAATAAAGCTCTCAATATTATTCTTTTGTAGGTCCTACATTGCCAAGACAACAGATATACAAAAGCTTATATAGGAAACAATTGTCATATATATGGCTGTCAATTTGTCAAGATATACTTGTGGAAATTaagtaaagaaacaaagaagatcaATATGTATGCAGAAGTTGAGCTACCAACACCAATACCCTTTGACCTTGATGCTTTTCAAGTCTAGCTCTTTACATTTCTCCATCTATAAATACTGGTTTAGATGCAgaagcaaaatcacaactcatAACCTTTAAAACAACTATATATCTTTCATAATCTGATTCATCATCCTTTGTCATTAGCTAGCTagctccaaaaatggcatgtCTTCGCCTCCCGGCTTTTGTCCTACCACTACTTCTGCTCTTTGCCTTCTCACTTATGAGCACCAAAACAATGGTTGCAGGGGCTCGCTTTCTTCTCGAGACTTCCTTGCCTCAAGTGCCCGAGCTTCCAAAGCCTGAGCTGCCACAATTGCCCAAGCCTGAGCTTCCACATTTGCCAAAGCCTGAGCTGCCACAAGTGCCTAAGCCTGAGCTTCCACAACTTCCTAAGCCTGAGCTTCCACAGTTGCCAAAGCCCGAGCTGCCACCGCTTCCTAAGCCTGAGCTACCGCAGTTTCCAAAGCCTGAGCTACCGCAGTTTCCAAAGCCTGAGCTGCCACCATTGGCTAAACCCGAAATACCATCAGCACCTCATGTCCCAACTTTGCCAAAGGAAGGCCATAAGTTGGCTGAAATACCACATGCCCCAACCTTGCATGAGTTACCTCAACTTCCAAAGCCTGAATTGCCACCACTTCCCGCTTTCCCAACTTTGCCGAAGCCCGAGCTGCCAGCGGTGCCCAATGTCCCTACTTTACCAAAGCCTGAAGTGCCAAAGTTGCCTGAAATTCCACCTCTACCACATCTCCCAGCTGAGCTACCTAAACCCACATTGCCCTCCATCCCAACCCTCCCCAAGGCCACACCCCTCCCTTCACTCATCCCACCTCACAAAACCACCCTTCCTTGATTCCCTTAAAATATTTCGAATTAATTTGTTtcactatttatatatatctttgtaaTCATCATGTCTTCTCCAGTGTTTCTTTCTTATCATGTACTGCAACATTTGAGTATTAATGTATAAGAGTGCTTATAGTTACTTCTGTTGGATGACTATTCTTAATTTATTCTTATACTTTAAATTTCGTCTGATATTATCTTTACTAGCTCAtttaacataaatattaaacttgaaagtgaaaacaatttcaaatagatttcagtttatagtttttgttttcacttttgttactccttcCCTCCTCCCCTCTCATCTTCTCcccactctcattctcacttcgATTCTCCCTCATTTCCttctatactctagcacaaaaaatgaaaactaaacactaaaattgaaatggttatcaaacgggccCTAAATTGTTACAACTCGCACTATTAATGTCAATCGTTGGCAAAAACAAAGTACTTAAGACAACTAATCAGTAAGTGTTTGAGCCCCTGCAAGGGTCCCCTGTTCATATTGATTAGATACATATCGTTATGCAAACCGATATTGCACATTCTTTAGAAATCTCCTCCCCTCTCAGTTTCTGTGACTCTTTCcagtttgttgtttttaagTTCTTCGGAAAGCCCTAATTCACTTTATTATGCTCACTGAAAGAGAATGCAGGCAGTGGTAAACAGTAATTTCTTTGAATTTCGTATTGGTAACCCCGAGGACTCGTTTGGTTGTCTAAAAACAACATGGATTGGATTACGCTTAATCTTATTAGACCAAAAGGTTTGACACTATGTTGGATTGGATTATGTCTCATCATACTAACCTATGTAAAAAGCATGTTTTAATTAATCCAGTCCTTTAATCATGTACACATCATTTGATTAGTGTTATCCTCTCCAATCCAACGTAATCCAATACGATATAATTCCCAATCACCGAACATTAGGTGATAGCATAGCAAcgaaatgaagaacaatgaaaGTCAAATCCTGAATTGGTCACCAAACATTAGGTGATAGCATAGCAATGAAATGAAGAACAGTGAAGATCAAATCCTGAATTGGTGCCCGCATCGCCATTTCTACGAATTGTGAACTTTAACATTAAATAGAACTCTATCAAGCGCAAAACACACCACACTAcattattttttcagttttacattattttttcAGCTCTCTTAAATTTATGCCCCTTTAATACAAACaactttttaaataacttaTCTGAGGAATAAGATACAACAAGGCCACACATGAAATCAGGACCAAAacaaatgattttttacagaAATTCTGCCGTGTTTCTCCTTCAAGTTGTCTTCCTTATAATCCAGTGTCCATTTTTCAAATGTACAGTCAACAAAGTCATAATAACCACCATGCACAGAAAGAATACCATTCTTCACTTTCTCTTCTATCCACGGGTACGTGAGAAGGTTCAACAACGAACGGTTGATCGACTCCTGCAAACGGATACCATTCAATATgagaaatattttatgaaCCTGGTGCaccattttattatataaaacagCCTCTATTAGTTGCAACCCAAATTTATGCCACAACAGGAGAACTTTATCGTGGACTTAGAAAGAATTGGGTTTAATTCCCAGATAGGTACGAGGTCAATGAtgactaaaataaattacctttCAAAATGAATTCAATATCTGAAGGGATGTCATCAGATGCAATtctgatttgttttgtttcaaccTTTAAAAACTAACCCCCCCAAACATAATTTTTCCAAACCGTCAATCAGGAGATTTactatacaaataaaacagaaTGCTGATATGAGTTTCAAAATATACGGACTCGAAGGATTCGTCACTTGAAGCAGTGTTGAACTTAGTAATAAGAGTAATTACTTTGAAGTTCATTTGGCTTATGCCaatgaaatgaagaaaaatacaaatggtgAACAATTACGTTACGGCAAGCAATTCCAAACACAGAGTTTTTTACTTAAGTTAGAAGgacaaaagaaatattaaacaaTTAGAAAAGATTAATGTTACCTTCTCACAGTGTTTGCACTGCTGGTCAAAACTGAGCTTGGAGGCAGCAGCCTTTGTCCACAACCTTGCATCCCTCCCAACAACAACCCAATTTTGGATAAAGCTACTGCATAAAAGAGTTTTTAGCAAAGTGAGAAACCATTGCTTGACTGTTTCTtggacaaaaaaatttaaagtcaAACATAGGCAATGACCGCATGCACTACTTGAAAAGTACAGAACAAGAAATTTACTCAACCTTTTCTCTACTTCATCATCCATACTCATAAGAGCACGAATGCCTCCACAGCAGCTGTGACCAACGACCAATATGTTCTCAACctacaaaataattattgcTTAGAATAGATTTCCAACCGGCTTATCTTCTTCCCACTCTTCTATTAAGAAGCACACTAAACCTCAGAGATTCAACTTTTCCTGATACAGCAAAGACTAGCCACCTTTTTATGCCCGAGGTTGATTGAAAATGAATGGCTATGTCATATGAAGATTTGTTAATGCTGTTCTTTTCCCACAACCCCATTCAGAATTTCATTTCTTACTCTTTAAGAACCTATACTAAAATACTTGGAAGACCCTTTCTTATCAGCAATGTGGGTCTCTAGTGCCTACACATTTCCTACCTCCCTATTGTCACTCAATAAGCAGGGATGTGTAACCAAAAATTTCAAGGGAGCTAGCAAGGAAATAATTGgctatttattttaaattttattcacaGAATACTTACTTCCAGGGCATTCACAGAAAATTCTAATGCAGCATTTGTTTCTGAGGGTCCACTCTGCAAAaacggaaaaaaataaattgaataatattACCTCATTTGATTGGCGAGTGTTCGCTTCTTGTGGCATTAATGTCTAGCCTTCCGTGAAGCAGAGATGAAGACAATAATTCAAATGTATTTATAATATACCTTGAAGGAGGGCACCAAATTCGCAATGTTGCGCACTATAAATGCTTCTCCCGGTTGGAATCCCAAAATGGTTGAAGGGCATACCCTAGAATCTGCACAAGAAATCACCATGAACTGTTCTAGAAACATCAgtacacatacatattctcCCTGACACTCAATACCAGATTGAGGCAAACATCAAATGAATCTATCTAGATGTCCTAGATCGCTCAATACATATGGACATACACAGTTAATGACTAAATTTGGGAAGATGGGGCGAAGAAAGGAAAAGTACACATTTATAATACAACCTTTGGTGCTTGACCCTCCGCAAGATTTTGATAATGTTCCAAGTTTTCCCTATTCAAAATGAAAGCCAAATTAGGGAACAGAAGTACTTTACTTTAAGCTGAAGAACCTCAAGACCTGAGTCCTTGGACACTTACATATATTTATGCTTTTTGAAGCTTAGAAACCGACGTTTCATATCTTCAAATAAACAGCTCCCATCATCAGTTTCTACTACGCTCTCtagtttgttgtttttaagTTCTTCAGTGAGCCCTAACGGCTTTCTTGAAGCCTTTGCAGTTAAATCTGAACAATTGCTGCAAATATCAAAAGGAAAACATTTCAGCACCAACCAACTACCTATGAAATTTCGAGTTCTACAGGTTACTTAGCTGAtgatttaaacaaaattagagACATTCTTATCTCTTAGGACCAATCCGAAGGTTGCATGTAGTCGTAATCTTATATTGTAAACATCTCCTATATACAAACCATCAAACAAAGATAATTAGAGTCTTTATGATGCCACACAACAGATCTAAGTAAACCCATCATATTGATCTCACCAATATAGGAGCAGCCTTGAATTTCAGCAAGGTGTGAAAACCAAAACGAAAATCCCTCATTGTACCAGTTAATTTAGCCTTGATTctggatttctttttctcacagtaatttcaaatttcaaaattctcaTGGGTAAACGACAGAAATTTAACGTTGTTTGTGCCTTAACAGTACTATGATCACAAAAATAGAACATTCAAACTAAATCCTACTTCGTCTCACtaacattttctttctcaaatcaATCAAGATTAGTAAATTTGGAGCTCAAATGGCCACAATTGGAAAGAACATAAAAGGCAAGTCAGAAGATTGGAAATTACAAAGTAAATCAAGAAAcctgaaacatatatatagatatcaaTGCAAATTAAGCGAACTTAACAATATGTTCAGCAGCATAGGTGAGAAATGCAGCAACTTACTTGGAAGCAGTCAATAATCTCGACGGGGTCTGCTCAATCTTCCCTGATTTCATCTTAGAACCAAAGATCTGCAGCAAAAGATTCAAGAAATCAACAAAACCAACGAAATGAAATgcttgagagagaaagaggaaaacaaaagagaatttaCTCTTGGAGGGTTCAATGAGATTCTCTGGAGATCCGAGGAGGAGGAATTGGAGGAGGTGCGAAGGGACAAGGGGTCTTTTGAAACAGAGGTTGGCGCAAGAATAGCcatggaagagagagagagagagagagagagagagagagagagagagctcaaaAGGGAAATGGGGTTTCAGCGACAAAGCATAGAGagtgcagaagaagaagaaggtgttTAATAGACGTTGGGTTTGGTTGAGTTGGTTGGACAGATCAAGAAACATTTCAGTCTCCCAGAACGACGGAGAAAACGAAGATAAAATAGAAGACAATGCCAATGGACACCCACATCTATCTCTATGCAACAGTAGAAGCTGTTAAAGTTTGATGCTGAACTGTCTTTCGAAAATGTAATGGTGGAGGACAGAAAGACAGTTGGGAGTTAAACAAGACCACCATGTGCCACTTCactgtattttgtttttgttttcttttttaaattctcTAACCCTCTTTTTcctaatttgtttatttggaaATAATTTAACAATACTACCTCAACTTTTACTCGAATTTAGGAAGGGACTCGAATTTAGGAAGGGAGACGGGGTATTCTCACACAGACGGTGTCATAGAAGATTGAATCGCGGACCACTAGCATGTTGCATACCAACAACTCTACCACTTTCACCCAAATTTCACCGGCTCAACTTTTTTTGATGACCCGCACATGATTActattttgtttccttttctacTAAAttagccccttgacacatgctcacgcatatgccaattggttttctttttcttttttatttttatttttagaattaagaaaaaataacagggtagttatgttccataaaagtaggacctattatcttattttgtttttaattttaatttttttaatattaaaaaatatgaatttacgatattatcctcatttaattaataatttcaattcttaatgtttgaattaacaaagggcattttctggtattttgaatgtttcatcattctctgccttttgctttatatatatagataaactgTATTTgggaaaattaaataaaaattccttcttttagtttttatcaaaataatcttgaaattttgaaagagCATCCTTCCAAGTTCCAAAAACTTATTTTAGTTTCAATTCTCAAGGTCATTTCATTTAATCGAGTAATCAGGCATCAAATAATCAgggctttgaattttgggAACTTGAAGAAGTCTTGGACAATACTTGGACTTGATTTTCTGTCCTAGCCCAATTAGATCTATGTCTTTGTGGTTCAACTATattaaattgaatataaatatggaaaatcgattaaatttgatgaagtttttgtttgatttggaaTTTGATGGATCAtggcaaagattttaaataaattttttttttttttctgtgaaAAGATACTTCATAAACAGCGAAAAGGCAAGGAAATAGGCAAAAagccaaaacaacaaacacagTCAGAAGGCACCAGCTACCCCTAAGACATAGAGGGcagccaaacaaacaaacaaagattAAAGATACAAGttaaatgtttgtttttactttttgctACACTTTTGAAGGCACTAGAGGCTATCAAAGGTCAAGAACGGTCTGCTTTGATTGCTGAGGCACTAGTGACTACGAATGGCTGTGTGGAAAACAGGGCATGAACCTTATTTCTTCTGATCAATGAGATTAGAAGATTGGCGGCAGGTTTTCAGGAGTTGAGTGCTGCTGCCCATGAGGCGGCAAGGGCGGCAAGGATTGGGCTGAGAGCAGTGAACTGCAAAGTTACGCCGCCTCCGGTCTCtggtttgatttttgatttCTGATTGCCTCCCTAACCCACCGGGGTAATTTGTTGTTAGAATGAGGAAGATCTTCTTTGCTAGGCTTTGGTTGTAGATTTGTTGTTAGATTGCGGAAGATCTTCTTTGCTAGGCTTTGGTGGTAGTTCAGCTAGATCTTTCTCTCGTTTTGTCTTTGTGCCCTTTTGGGTTTGCCCGTGTTGTTTCTTTGTTCCCACAAGTTACGAAGGTTTCAAGGAAAATTTGATTCCGACCAAAAGAGTGACTATGATAAGGCAAAGAGCCGGAGACATAATCAACATCACTCAAACTTAACGGAAACTCATTTTTCAAATCAATACAAGTTCCCACTTTCCCTTTATTTCATCTTATGATCGTCATTCTCATTTTGGTTAACAAGAACGACAGAATGCCTATTCGCTACTTCATGAGCTTCACAAGACGAGTTTTTGCTCTAAAGAGTACATCTCCTCCACAAATCCACCGGCCTTGTAGTATCTAAGAACATGAAGAATTGCATTCATAGAAAAATATTACACCAAATCCAACACCCTACAAGGCTACAAATCAAATCGAAATCATGCTCCCCGACTAAGAGAACAActcgttttcttttcaaaacaatTCAGTTCAAACTTTTCCTCCATGAGTCTTGTTGGGACCTTTCTTTCAGTCAATAACTTCACAACTTACAATTAACTACTTAACCCAACTGAATCATTGCATGTCACCCCCATCTGAATGACAGGCAATGATACCGTAGTTAGGTCTAAGGGAAATGCAACTACTACAAACATCGATAATGCCGCTGCCATAACCATCCCCACAGCAAGTCAACAATATGAGGAACAATTTCACCGAAATCAATACGCATTTACCTATTTTTCTGCATAACATTGTACCACTAGGTGCTTTGTATCTCTGAATATTGCCACCAAAAATCTGTCTCCAGTTCTAATTTTACCACTGTGCATCCATTATGAAAAGACAAAATGACAAGGATGAACATATCACACACAAGATAACAGAAATATGCTAGCACTACGACTCAGTTCATAAAATCAACactgctttttttatttggcaaggaaatcttaccaaaataaataaataaaacaagaaaacaaactaACAACCAACCAACTTATTAAAGTACAAAGTCTACAATATGCACCAAATCAAGCTGGAAATTTAATGACAAATTCTAATAAAAGTTTAATTGCTGCTGAAGTACAGATTAATGGAAATTTCTAAACACTAAGATCTAGAAAACTTTATACCCTCATTGTTAACaccaaaattcaatttgaatcctcaatctgGTATCAACAATTTGACTATTATGTCGACTTCCATTAACTGACACCAGTGATCATGAAGACaatgaaaatgatgaaatGCTCACAAGaacatcatttaattttttgttcgtTTAATAAAACGTTCAGATGCCCTTCAACTATCTAGACATGAAAAAGGCTGCTCAAAGGCATAAAGCCATTTCCAAATAAGCTAAATGTTGCCAGAGATCATTCCTCGCTTGCTATGTATTATACACCTATTGTACATAACAACTGGAGAGGaaagtggaaaaaaaattaaaactcaaCTTCAAATGTCACAAtgatgaaaaaagaagaaacaatagTGAAGACAACATTATATATAAGACAAAAGGTACAACAGTAGCCATCAAACTCACAATAATAGGCTCAAGCAAGGAGAAGACCATGCTGCAAGTGCAACACAGTAAATAAGTTTTCCATGTTTCCTAGAACAACAGACACAAATTCAGAATCAAATTGCTGCTAAGCATCCA
Proteins encoded in this window:
- the LOC18766671 gene encoding periaxin, with protein sequence MACLRLPAFVLPLLLLFAFSLMSTKTMVAGARFLLETSLPQVPELPKPELPQLPKPELPHLPKPELPQVPKPELPQLPKPELPQLPKPELPPLPKPELPQFPKPELPQFPKPELPPLAKPEIPSAPHVPTLPKEGHKLAEIPHAPTLHELPQLPKPELPPLPAFPTLPKPELPAVPNVPTLPKPEVPKLPEIPPLPHLPAELPKPTLPSIPTLPKATPLPSLIPPHKTTLP
- the LOC18767681 gene encoding beta carbonic anhydrase 5, chloroplastic encodes the protein MAILAPTSVSKDPLSLRTSSNSSSSDLQRISLNPPRIFGSKMKSGKIEQTPSRLLTASNNCSDLTAKASRKPLGLTEELKNNKLESVVETDDGSCLFEDMKRRFLSFKKHKYMENLEHYQNLAEGQAPKFMVISCADSRVCPSTILGFQPGEAFIVRNIANLVPSFKSGPSETNAALEFSVNALEVENILVVGHSCCGGIRALMSMDDEVEKSSFIQNWVVVGRDARLWTKAAASKLSFDQQCKHCEKESINRSLLNLLTYPWIEEKVKNGILSVHGGYYDFVDCTFEKWTLDYKEDNLKEKHGRISVKNHLFWS